The Pseudodesulfovibrio sp. zrk46 genome contains a region encoding:
- the der gene encoding ribosome biogenesis GTPase Der, whose product MLPIVALVGRPNVGKSTLFNRLLRKSRSITHDMPGVTRDRIYGECQMGDVRFDLVDTGGMVLESEATPELSKDFEDEIFEQAREAIEEANAIIFVVDGKEGLTPLDRQAAEYVRRSDKPVMMLVNKVDGDEYAAEMTAEFHELGMELLPVSAAHGYNLHDVRASVKNFVEELNLPEEEDDGIERGLKLTMLGRPNAGKSSIINSIIGKDRLIVSDVAGTTRDSIDVTFEKGNKRYTFVDTAGVRKRANIQDHLEKISVIRALKNSKRSDVTILTIDITLGVGRQDKRLIEFLAKEKTPFIVVVNKADLVPRKETTQALEAFRRELRIIPHVPIVMTSAKKGLGIGKLLPMAEAMRKECEIRVGTGQLNRAMAAVLERQQPPVVKRRRPKFFYVTQADEEIPTFVFFCNDHTIVKQSYARYLENQFRKLLGINSAPVSVVFRSSHDKKEWQKSRGISGIGKRGPGRERIGGAKTRRHETKYKALKSRRRKEAEAEEKKNK is encoded by the coding sequence ATGCTGCCTATCGTTGCCCTTGTGGGCCGTCCCAATGTGGGTAAATCTACCCTGTTCAACCGTCTGCTCAGGAAGTCGCGGTCTATTACCCACGATATGCCAGGTGTGACGCGCGATCGTATTTATGGTGAATGCCAGATGGGCGACGTGCGGTTTGACCTCGTCGATACCGGCGGCATGGTGCTGGAGTCAGAAGCCACTCCTGAACTGAGCAAGGACTTTGAAGATGAAATCTTCGAGCAGGCCCGCGAGGCCATCGAAGAGGCGAATGCCATCATCTTTGTTGTCGACGGTAAAGAAGGTTTGACGCCGCTTGATCGTCAGGCTGCCGAGTACGTTCGCAGGAGCGATAAGCCCGTCATGATGCTGGTCAACAAGGTGGATGGTGATGAGTACGCCGCCGAAATGACTGCCGAGTTCCATGAACTGGGTATGGAATTGCTGCCTGTCTCAGCTGCTCATGGCTATAACTTGCATGACGTTCGCGCTTCGGTGAAGAATTTCGTGGAAGAGTTGAATCTGCCCGAGGAGGAAGACGACGGTATCGAACGCGGCCTTAAGCTAACCATGCTCGGTCGTCCTAATGCAGGTAAGTCCTCCATCATCAATTCCATTATCGGAAAGGATCGTCTTATTGTTTCTGATGTTGCTGGAACAACACGCGATTCCATTGATGTGACCTTTGAGAAGGGTAACAAACGGTATACTTTCGTTGATACCGCAGGAGTTCGTAAACGGGCCAATATTCAGGATCATCTGGAAAAGATCAGTGTCATTCGTGCCCTGAAAAACTCCAAGCGATCTGATGTTACTATTCTGACCATCGACATTACTCTTGGAGTAGGCCGACAGGACAAACGTCTTATTGAATTTCTGGCCAAAGAAAAGACTCCCTTCATTGTGGTGGTGAACAAGGCTGATTTGGTGCCTAGAAAGGAAACCACTCAAGCCCTGGAAGCCTTCCGTCGCGAATTGCGCATCATTCCGCATGTCCCTATTGTCATGACTTCTGCTAAGAAAGGGCTCGGCATTGGCAAGTTGCTTCCTATGGCTGAGGCCATGCGTAAGGAATGTGAAATTCGTGTTGGCACCGGACAGTTGAATCGTGCAATGGCTGCTGTCCTTGAGCGACAGCAACCGCCCGTGGTTAAGCGTCGTAGGCCAAAATTCTTTTACGTTACCCAAGCAGACGAGGAAATTCCTACGTTCGTCTTTTTCTGTAACGACCATACGATTGTAAAGCAGTCTTATGCTCGTTATCTGGAGAATCAGTTCCGGAAATTGCTTGGCATCAATTCTGCGCCTGTGAGCGTCGTCTTCCGATCCAGTCATGATAAAAAGGAGTGGCAGAAGAGTCGTGGTATCTCTGGTATTGGTAAACGCGGCCCTGGTCGTGAACGTATTGGTGGTGCAAAGACACGCCGTCACGAAACCAAGTACAAAGCTCTTAAGAGTCGCCGTAGGAAAGAGGCCGAAGCTGAAGAAAAAAAGAATAAATAG
- a CDS encoding transporter substrate-binding domain-containing protein, whose product MINIFTKEPKHLLITAVATILLVLTAAWYFYAPRTDLKLTSEEKAWLAQHRVIRLGATPSTRPLEYFGEKAEYMGMVADYMALLEDRLGIRFEVQESTNLKKLLKMAEDRKLDVIASFRANPADIDYMLFSRPYLEMPTVILVNKNQKEFLRLEDMSDMDLALPKSYAVIDYVRKYYPKIHIQPVYNYLAALLHVSFDEIDATIISLPQASYFIEEKGITNLRVAGHTNYKIYSRIASRSDWPILNSILQKGVDSITENEHNAIYRKWVTLDQHYISFLLHNKQFWGYLGGGILLIILFIISIIYWNRTLHRRVNERTLELRQELEARMRLLAAIEQAQDGIFILDTQGMVEYINPSFAKMTGYVLDELKGRHIEIIRSDKHSPEFFHEIWETLTRGDVWEGHTIYSRKDNTLFEVDLIVSPLHNSAGELTGYVEVARDVTERNQMEKQLRQSQKLEELGTLAGGIAHDFNNIIGAIQGYAELALPSVELESRAHVNLKNILNAASRAKEMVHQILIFSRRKEPEKRLISLPPLMREVVNFLKTSLPSTIDVRLTLGTEEASVMGDPTQIHQVITNLGTNAAYAMQDEGGTLSITLDRMTMEQDGLTVSSNLKAGTYLRLRVIDTGNGIPEDVMSRIFDPFFTTKPQGKGTGMGLSMVHGIVGSLNGEITVTSSDKGTTFTILLPEALGKPQVQTVTASKMITGQGRILLVDDEIDMVQVGEQMLNNLGYTVTGVSDSLDAVDIFRRAPQDFDLIITDQTMPHLTGDRLAKAVHVMRPDLPIILCTGFSASLKNIKKGEHGIRDILMKPFSMAELSEAVAKSLKDETDQS is encoded by the coding sequence ATGATAAACATATTTACCAAAGAGCCCAAACACCTCCTAATAACCGCTGTCGCCACAATCCTCTTGGTGCTGACCGCCGCGTGGTACTTCTATGCGCCCCGTACAGACCTGAAGTTGACGTCCGAGGAGAAGGCATGGCTGGCCCAGCACAGAGTAATCCGTCTGGGCGCGACTCCTTCCACACGCCCCTTGGAGTATTTCGGTGAGAAGGCCGAATACATGGGCATGGTGGCTGATTACATGGCCCTGCTCGAAGACCGCCTTGGCATCCGGTTCGAAGTCCAGGAATCCACCAACCTGAAAAAGCTCCTCAAGATGGCTGAGGATAGAAAGTTGGATGTCATTGCCTCATTCCGGGCCAACCCCGCAGACATTGACTACATGCTCTTTTCCCGTCCCTACCTGGAAATGCCCACTGTCATTCTGGTCAATAAGAACCAGAAGGAGTTCCTGCGGTTGGAAGATATGTCAGACATGGATCTGGCTCTGCCCAAAAGCTATGCTGTCATTGACTATGTGCGAAAATATTACCCCAAAATCCATATTCAACCAGTCTACAACTATCTGGCAGCCCTGTTACATGTTTCCTTTGACGAGATTGATGCAACCATCATCTCTCTTCCGCAGGCCAGTTATTTCATCGAAGAAAAAGGCATCACCAACCTACGCGTTGCCGGACACACCAACTATAAAATATACAGCCGCATCGCTTCCCGCTCAGACTGGCCCATTCTCAACTCCATCCTGCAGAAAGGAGTGGATTCCATTACGGAGAATGAGCACAACGCAATCTACCGCAAATGGGTGACCCTTGATCAACATTACATTTCCTTCCTCCTCCACAACAAACAATTCTGGGGTTATCTAGGCGGCGGAATTTTACTGATAATCCTGTTCATTATCTCCATCATATACTGGAATCGCACCCTACACCGTCGCGTCAACGAACGTACTTTGGAACTCAGACAAGAGCTGGAAGCCCGTATGCGCCTGCTGGCGGCCATTGAACAGGCACAGGACGGCATCTTCATCCTCGATACCCAAGGCATGGTGGAGTACATCAACCCCTCGTTCGCCAAAATGACCGGCTATGTACTGGATGAACTCAAGGGACGGCACATTGAGATCATTCGAAGCGATAAGCACAGCCCGGAATTTTTCCATGAGATATGGGAAACACTGACCCGCGGAGACGTATGGGAAGGACACACTATATACAGCCGCAAGGACAACACCCTTTTTGAGGTGGACCTGATTGTTTCCCCGCTCCATAACTCGGCGGGTGAGCTCACAGGATACGTGGAAGTGGCACGTGACGTGACCGAACGAAACCAAATGGAAAAGCAGTTACGCCAAAGCCAGAAGCTGGAGGAGCTTGGCACGCTAGCTGGTGGCATCGCCCATGATTTCAATAATATTATTGGCGCGATACAAGGATACGCTGAACTCGCCCTACCCTCGGTTGAGTTGGAAAGCCGAGCTCACGTTAATCTGAAAAACATCTTGAATGCGGCCTCCCGCGCCAAAGAGATGGTGCATCAAATTCTGATATTCTCCCGCAGGAAGGAGCCGGAAAAACGTCTCATTTCCCTGCCCCCGCTTATGCGTGAAGTCGTTAATTTCCTGAAGACGTCCCTACCGTCCACCATCGACGTTCGTCTGACCCTCGGTACTGAGGAAGCATCTGTAATGGGAGATCCCACCCAAATACATCAGGTCATTACCAACCTTGGCACCAACGCAGCGTACGCCATGCAAGACGAAGGCGGAACGCTTAGTATCACGCTAGACCGCATGACTATGGAACAGGACGGTCTGACAGTCAGCTCTAATCTGAAGGCGGGAACATATCTTCGCCTGCGCGTGATCGACACAGGTAACGGCATCCCCGAAGACGTCATGAGCCGTATATTCGACCCATTCTTCACAACTAAGCCACAAGGCAAGGGCACAGGTATGGGATTATCCATGGTCCACGGTATAGTGGGTAGTCTGAACGGAGAGATAACCGTTACCAGCTCAGACAAAGGCACCACCTTCACGATTCTTCTCCCCGAAGCTCTAGGCAAACCGCAAGTCCAAACCGTGACGGCTTCCAAAATGATCACCGGACAAGGCCGCATTCTATTGGTGGACGATGAAATAGATATGGTTCAAGTAGGCGAACAGATGCTCAACAATCTAGGCTACACAGTCACTGGCGTCAGCGACAGTCTGGATGCGGTAGATATCTTCCGTCGCGCGCCGCAGGATTTTGACCTTATCATCACAGACCAAACCATGCCCCACCTTACAGGAGATCGACTTGCAAAGGCTGTACACGTCATGCGCCCGGACCTTCCCATCATCCTGTGCACTGGATTCTCGGCTTCATTAAAGAATATCAAAAAAGGTGAACACGGCATCCGAGACATCCTGATGAAACCTTTCTCTATGGCAGAGCTCTCCGAGGCAGTTGCGAAATCTCTGAAAGATGAAACCGACCAAAGCTAG